AATTAGCACAGCAGGGGTGGTCGAGCGGTCAAAGGCGCTAGGTTGAGGGCCTAGTGGGTGAGTCCCTTCGCGGGTTCGAATCCCGTCCCCTGCACTTCAAATAAACTAATTTTTATAGGTTGGATATATTTTCTAAACATTTTTTAGACTTTTATGGTTACTTTTAATGATTTTCCATCTGCCAGATCCCTTACCAGATCCTGATCCAGATCCAGGGCTGCCTTATCAGCGTGTATCATCAGGGTTCGGCTGCAGGTGTAATCACTTTTCCGACAAACCATGTCGGTGGGATGATCCAGGGAGAGTTTGGGATGCCCGTATCCGGTTATAACATCCTTTGAATTTTCAGTTTCCAGTATAACCTGAATCTTGGTATCTTCGTCCTGGATGGCCTCTTTCATCTGTGAGGGAAGGTCATTTAAGGATACTTTTGATGACACTCCCACAATACAATCCGCTGCCAATCCTATTTCCTCATCCTGGGTCACTTCGAATGTGGTTCTGTGTTTGGAAGTTACGTTATGATGTCCATGTGCTTTGAATGTGTATTCCATTTCTTCACCGTGATTTTTTTTTTATTGATGTTTTAGGTTTTTATAGGTTTTTTTTAGTTGGGATTTAATGATTTTAACTATTTGCAGTCAATGAATAATTGCTTAATTGATAGTGATACCTTAATGATAATTGATTAGTGTGAAGATTATAATAATTAAGAATGAGTTAAATAATCCAAATAATATGTTTCAGGTGTTCCCATGAAGATCAGATGTGTAGTCGATAACAGGGCAGGATTCAAATCAAGTTTATATGCAGAGCACGGATTTTCCTTACTAATAGCGAAAGAGGGTAAAAATCTCATGGTAGATACCGGGAAGACTCCCTCAGTTTTAAAACACAACATGGACCTCATGGGAATCAACTCCGTGGATAAAGTGTTGATCAGCCACGGGCACAACGACCACACTGGGGGCATATCTGCCATTATGGATAGTAAAATCAATGTTAAAGCTGATGAAACCAAATTCTTCATCCATCCCGAGGCAATGGGTCCTAAATACGCTGTGGAACCTGGTAACCAACGTTACATTGGCTTTCCTCAAAATATTAACCCGGAAACTCTTAACCTGGAATGGGTCACTGAGAATACCCGAATAAATGAGGATATGTGGATATTCAACCAGGTGGAAGATCATTCTGGTTTTGAACCCATACCAGAATATCTGAGGGTTAGGGAAGATGGGAAATGTTTACCAGATAAGTTTAAGGATGAATTGAATCTGGTGATTAAAACAGATAATGGACTGGTTGTAATTTCAGGCTGTGCCCATAGGGGTATAATCAACATTCTCTATTCGGTTAGGGAATACTTCCAGGATGATATATATGGTGTTATTGGAGGATCACACCTAATGGACGCTCCTGGGGAGAGGATAGAAAAGACAGTGGAATCATTCAAAAAACTGGACCCCGAAATCATTGCCCTAGGTCATTGCACAGGTTTTGAAGGTTTATGCAGGTTTAAAGGGGAATTTGGTGAGAAATTCATCCCACTGGACTCTGGTGCTGAAATCATGATCTAAAGCCTGAAATCATGATCTGGATTTATGGATGAGAGTCGTTATATGGTCAGAAAAACTATTTTAAAGGGAACTTACTGTCTTTTAATAGACTTAAATAGAAATGAGTCTATAGGGATTGGTAAAAAGGGAGAAATCCAATTTAAAAAGGGAGTTTATGTCTATGTGGGTTCGGCCCTCAACTCGTTGGAGGGAAGGATCAGAAGACACCTCCGGAAGAATAAAAAGATGCATTGGCATGTGGACTACCTGTTGGATAATTCAAGTTCCGGAATAATTGACGTCTTCTACAATGCCGATGGTGTTAAACACGAATGTGAACTGGCCAAGGAGATATCAATTAATGGGGGAAAGATTGAGGGTTTTGGTTGTTCTGATTGTAAATGTCCGGCGCATCTATTCTATTTTCAAAATGAGTCCCAGGCTACTTTAAACTGCCTGGAAGGGTTTAAAAAATTAAAATTAGAGGTTAAAACACTTGAAGATCTCGATTAAATATTTCTTTTTGAAATTATCGATTAAATGTTTTTCTTACTGAAATCCCCGGAAAAATTCATCAAATTCATCAGCATCCATTGGCTGGGGGATCACGAAGTCATCATTTTCTAAAACGGCCTTTGATAGTTCTCTGTATTTTTGGGCCTGTTCAGATTCTGGGAACTTCTCCAGGACGGTCTTGGCATGGATTTCACTCTGCTGAACCAGTTCGCTACGGGGAATAACACCTATAACCTTACTACCAATCTGGTGGGCGAATTCTTCCACAATCTCCAGTTCCCTGTGAATACCTCTGCAGTTACAGATAATACCTCCGAGATTGCTTTTAAGTTTCTTTATACCTTTGGAGATGTTGTTTGCTGCGTAGAGGGCCATGTATTCGCCGGAGGTGACGATGTACACTTCATCGGCATAGTCCTCCCTGAGGGGTACTGCAAATCCTCCGCAGACCACGTCACCTAGTACATCGTAGATTATGACGTCTGGGTCCCGGCTGAAGACTTCCAAGTTCTCCAGGAGTTTCATGGCTACAATAACTCCCCTTCCTGCGCAGCCAACTCCCGGTTCGGGTCCTCCGCTTTCCACGCACATCACTCCACCGTATCCTGGGAAGAGAACATCCTCTTCCTGGGCATCCCTTTTTTCTTTCAGGATATCTAGGATGGTGGGGATCCTTCGCCCCACCAGGGTACGGGTGGTGTCTGCTTTTGGGTCGCATCCAATAACCAGAACATCCTTATCAGCGGAGTAGGATGCTGCCAGGTTGGAGACAGTGGTGGATTTTCCAATGCCTCCCTTACCATAAATAGCTATGTGCTTGCTCTTACTCATCCCCTCACCATGGCTCCGATAATGTCTCCCCTGGTGACGATGCCCACCATGTTCCCCTCGGCATCCACCACTGGCAGTCGTTTAACATCATGGGTGTCCATGAGCTGGGCAGCATCGGAAATATCATCCTCAGGTTTGATGGTTATGACTTTTTTGGTCATAATTTCCCCGATGAGTAGGGATGCGGCTTTGTTCATGTCTTCGGCTATTTCATCCATTTCGTATTTCATACGTACTGGTAGTTCGATTAAGTCGAGGGGTGATGGTAGGATCAGTCTGATGTGGGGGGAGTGAACCTCCAGGAGTCGCATGATATCACCTTCACTGATGATTCCCACTACTTTGCCTTCCTTATTCACCACTGGTGCTCCGCTGATCTTGTTTTCACGTAGGCTTCCAGCCACGTCAATGATGCGATCGTCTGTTTGGAATTTGATTACTTCTTTTTCCATGGCGTCCTGAATTTTCACTTATATCAACTCCTTTTCCATGAACAATTCTCAATTTATTACCATAAACCTATGCTTTTTATTTTAACACACATCTCTATTAGTATGACCTTACTTGGGATATAATTTTTCTATTTTTTCACCTCAGTTTAGATTTGATTATTTCTGGTTTTCATCAACTCATCCGATATCTCCTACTTGGATGTGTATGTTCCCTCCCAATTTACAGGCTAACCTTCATCCATTCCCAATATTTTCAAGGAAGCTTTCAGATATTTGGGTCTATAAGGTGATCTCTATGTTAAGTCCTGCATCCGTTGTATTTAATTAACTCATCCGGGTGATGTAAAATTTACTAGCGAATGATTTAAAAAAAATTCGGTGAGAGATAGGGGTGCAACTTTAAAATAGTTTAACTGATGTTTGATGGTAACCCCACTAAGGAATTTTTTTTTATGAGGCGTGAATTAACCTTTTAATGGGTAGTGAATTAATCTTGCAATGATTGGGTAGTGTAACCCTTAAAGTGAAAAATCACAAAAAAATAGTTGTGGTGAATATTCTATTTATTCCTTTTAATTCTCCGGTAAATGATATCTCCAGGGCGGACCTTCCTGGTAAGCAGAATTCCCACATTCTGTCCCTTCTGGGCTTCAAATATGTCCCGGTGATCTATTTGCATTGATTCCACCCTTTGAATGATGGATCCCGTGGTAGGTCCCTGTACTATAATCTCATCCCCTACTTTCAGGGGATTCCAGAGCCTTGTTTCCGCAGCATTAACCTGTGAATAATAATTAACCACCTCTCCCACATCCTGCTTGGTGTGGGTGGCCTGGTTGTAGCTACTGGTCTGGTAAGGTGTCTGGAAGTAGAATCCAGTGTCAAACCCACGATTGTAAACCTTTTGAAGATCATTTAACCAGTGATCCTGGAATTCCCAATCACCACTCTGGTATGAATCTATAGCTTCCCGGTAAACCCGGGTTACAGTGGCCACGTAATCCGCAGGCCGGGCCCTGCCCTCAATCTTAAAGGAAGATATGCCAGCCTCCATGAGTTGGGGTATGTGCTCTATCATGCAGAGATCACGGGGACTTAAAATATGGCCCTTAAATCCATTGATCTTATCTACTCTTCCTTTACTATCACATGGACTATTACTCTCATCCAAACTTGCCCCATCCCCTTCCAAACTCTTATTTTCATCCAACCCCTTATTTCCTGCTAATCCAAGGGATAATACATCCCCATCATCTGAAACCAATTTCCATTCCTTCCTGCAGGGCTGCAGACATTCTCCGCAGTTGGCATTCTTCTGGTAAAGATAGGAGCTTAAAAAACATCTTCCAGAAATAGCCAGACACATGGCTCCGTGGATAAAGACCTCCACTTCAAGGGGGCTGTCTTCAGTCATTGCTCTAATATCCTCTAAATGTAATTCTCGAGAGAGAACCACTCTCTTAACCCCCAGTTCATGGAGGAGTTTCAAAGATTCAGAATTGGATACATTGGCCTGGACACTGAGGTGAACATCAATACCAACATCCCTGGCGATTTTAAGAACCCCCAGATCAGAGGCGATTATGGCATCAGCTCCGGCAGATTTAATTTCAGGTAAAACAGTTTTAAGATGTTCTATATCCTTATTTCGCATCACGGTGTTGGTGCAGACATAGAGTTTAACTCGGTGATGGTGGCAGCGTTCTGCAGCCTGATTAAGGTTTTCCATGGAGAAGTTGGCAGCGTGGGCGCGCATGTTATAACCATCTAACCCTATATAAACTGCGTTAGCCCCGTTATTGAGGGCTGACTCCATAGCAGCAAAGTCCCGGGCAGGGGATAGTAATTCTACCATTAAAAAACCACCATATCCATAAAAAATCAGCATTTATAATAATTTATAATATCCCTATTAGATTTGTTTTAATCAATAATTTAATAAATATTTGAATAATTTATCCTGTTTATTCATCATTAAATTAAATATAATTGAACCTCAAATACCAGTCCCCAGAACCCAGTTTAAAAAAATCTAAGTCTGCAGGGTTTAACACCTGCAGGATTCGTATTCGGCAATATCTGCTGGTAATTCTGTGGGGTATTCTCCGGTGAGGCATCCCAGACACAGTTCGTTCCTGTTGATCCCTATGCATTCCACCAGGGAGTCTACGCTGAGGTATCCCAGTGAATCAACACCCAGAGTTTGTCTTATTTTTTCCACAGCTTTATCTGAAGCTATGAGTTCTTTGTGGGTGGCCATGGCAATACCGTAGTAACAGGGGGAAGTTATGGGTGGTGATCCTACACGTAAATGAATTTCCTTCACACCTGCTTCACGAAGCACCTTCACCAGGGATTTGGAGGTTGTACCTCTAACTATACTATCATCCACCAGTACTATGCGTTTACCTTCCAGTTCTGATCGTATGGGATTCATTTTCAGTTTGACTGACATTTCCCGTTCTTCCTGGGTGGGCATGATGAAAGTACGTCCAATGTAACGGTTTTTGATCAACCCCTCCCCGTAGGGGATGCCTGAGGCACGTGAGTAACCTATGGCTGCGGTGATGGCTGAGTCCGGCACGGGCATAACCACATCCGCATCCACCGGGTGTTCCTTACAGAGATATTTTCCGATGTTCTTTCTAACATTGTATACAACTCTCCCATCCAGTATACTATCTGGACGGGCGAAGTAGACGTATTCAAACATGCAATGGGCTCGGGGTGTGCCTGGATTTTGGGGGATTTTAAAACTGTTCACATCATCGTTGATGATCAGTATTTCCCCGGGGTCAACGTCACGAACATACTGGGCACCTACCACGTCAAAGGCAACTGTTTCCGAGGCTACCATGGTAATTCCATCTTTTTGTCCCAGTGATAATGGTTTGATGCCGATTGGGTCTCTTACCACCATCAGATCATCGTTAACCAGTAGAACCAGTGAATAGGAACCAATCAATTTTTGGGAAACAGTTTTAATGGATTCCACCATGTCCTGGTTTTTGGAGTATTCCCGGGTTAAGAGGTGACAGATAACTTCAGAGTCAGTGGAGGATTGGAATTTTATTCCTTCATTCTCCAGGTCTTTCCTGAGTTCCATTGAGTTGATAATGTCTCCGTTATGAGCTATAGCAATGCTTCCCATGTCGAATTTATTTATAAACGGTTGGGAATTTTGAATTTGTGATTCGCCTGTTGTAGAGTAACGTACATGGCCTATTCCCACATTCCCATCCAGCCCTTCAATGTTACCATTGTTGAACACGTCACAGACCAAACCCATACCTCTATAGGTGCGCATTTCTTCACCATTATGGGCGGATATGCCGGCAGACTCTTGTCCACGGTGTTGTAAAGCGTATAGGCCGTAATATATTTCTCTGGAAATGTTGTGGGACTTATTATGGGAATAAGCACCTACAATACCACATTTATCCTGCACTTAGAATTCTCCCTTTATTATCTTGGGTATAGGTAATTTTCTAAAAAGAGATTGAAAAATCCATAATTAATACACTACTCTTTGAGTAAGTGTGGGCTGAATCTTTCATCACCTATTTCTTCCTTAAGATCTTCAATTTTTGAATCGTAAAAAATGAGCACCGTTCGAATAACTTTTAACCAGTCCGCTGCATCCTTCCGAGAGGGGGCAGCTATGAATCCCTGCCCTAAAACGATGTTTTCTGGTTTAAATTCGCTGGTAATAAAAGTAATATTTTCTTCTTCATTTAAGGTTTCATTAAAGGTTTCCTTCCACAGTTCACTGAGGGAGAATCTTTCGTAAAGAGTTTTATTAATTAAAATTCCGTACTGATTCTTCACATCAGCGTAACGCTGTTTAGTAACCTTAAACTCTTCCTGGAGACTCTGCTGCTTCAATTTGAGTCTTTCTTCTGAATCAGCAAGTTCCTGGTTTTTGTTAACCAGTGTATCCCGTTCGGAAGAGAGATCCTGAATTTCCTTATTTAATTCTTTAATTTTATCTTCAGAGTCTTTAAGTCTATTCTTGATTTCTCTGAAGCGTCCCAGATTGGCGATGGATAATAATCCAGAACGAATAATGGCATTTTTAATTTCCCTTCTGATAAGAACCGGGTCAATATACTCCACGTCATGTCCGAAGGGGAGTTTCATTCTTTCTATGTGACCCACTTCTTTTTTGAGAACTTTTTGGTATTTTTCAGCCAGTTCTCTTCCAGGGGCATCCACATCAGTGGCTATTAGAACAATATCTGCACCGTTAACTGCTTTTTTAGCTATTTCGGTGTTGGTGGTGGGAATAATGGAGGAGATGGTTATATGGTACTCCGCTCCCAGGGCAATGTTCTGTAAAGCCCGGGAAACGTTTTCCACGTCTGAAGCTCCTTCCACGATGATGCGCACATCGATGGGATTTCTCATTTCCATCTACTTCAACCTGTAACCATTAAGCTTTTTGTTCTGCCAGCTGTAGGTCCTGACCCTTTTGGATCTTCCAAATCCACAGGCTGCACAGTAGCGCTTCCTGGCATTGTATGAGTTCTTCCCACATCTCCTACAACGGATATGGGTTTTTTTATTACGTTTACCAAATGATGGTGTACCTTTCAATTTAATATCCTCCTAATACTATCTCCCGGTTAATTCAACCGGTACTTAAATTCATCCTGGTGATATGTATACAATGTTATCCCCACGTATGAGGACCACACCTAATCTCCTTGATGATTCGCCGCTTTCTAATTCTTCGGCGTCGTTTAGAACTAAATTCATATGCATATCAAAGCTTTCAAGAACTCCGCGGAATTCTCTGCCACCTTTAAGTTTAATTAACACTTGAGAGTTAAGGGCTCGACCTAATACGTCTAATGGTCGGGATGTATTTACATTCTTCTGTACACTCACTATTATCACCTTTCCTATACCATGAATGTTGGTAAGATTTATATTTAAATGTACCGCCATCAAAAATATAAAAGTGAGAATGGAAACTAGAGTTAAGGGTGAATTGTAATTGAAAATTAAAAAAAGATACCATCTGAAAAAAAAGAAACTAAAGGAGTTTCAGGCTAAACTAGGTCCTTACAGTTCATTAATACCTGCCAAATCCAAGGTAGAAATTTTAGAAAGTGATCTGCCGGATTTGATTCTGGTAGATGGTGATCCGCTCATCATAATCCTGGATGGGGAGCCATTCCCCACCCTGAAAGGGGCCCTAAAGAACCCCATTGAAAGTCATATGGTGGTGGTGGATATGGGGGCAGTGAAGTTCATGGCCAGTGGGGCTGATGTGATGTCTCCCGGTGTTGTGGAAGCTGATTCCCAGATCCAGGAAGGTGATACAGTCATCGTAGTGGATGAAAACCATCTTAAACCCCTGGCCATGGGAACTGCCATCATATCTGGAAAAGAAATGGTGAATAAGGATAAAGGTAAGGCGGTGAAGACCTTACACTTTATTGGGGATAAGATCTGGAATTTCGATGTTTAAGGCAGGATTATGTCAGATTAATGGCATGGATAACCTGTTATCATTTGATTCAGCATAGTTAGCTACTGATTAAAGGTCATGAACATTTTATAATAAATAAGGGGGTAATACAATAGAAATGTGGTATATATTCACAGGGGTGCCTCTTTTAAGTGCGTTAATACATTTTTTCTTAAGTAAAAAACCTAAATCAATAAACCGAATAACCGAATTGTTACTATTATGGTATTTAGGTGTGGGTATTGGTATAGGATCCCTTTTCAGTGGCCTGGTACAGGTTTTAAGCCCTGAAATAGTGGCTCAGTCTACCGGATGGGGTTATTCGCCATTCCTGCGTGAGGTTGGATTCGCAAACATTTCTTATGCTGTTTTAGGGCTTTTAGCAGTACGTTTCAGGAATTTCTGGACACCAGCCATTATTGCTTATGCTATATTCATGTGGGGTGCAGCCGCAGGTCACATATATGAAATACAGCAGACTGGCAACCTTTCCTCGGGTAATGCGGGTGCAGTTCTATACATGGATATTCTAATGCCTGTATTCCTGATAATATTACTGATAATTTACCATAAAACTCAAAAAAATAATAAATCCTCTTAAATCGTAGTATAACAGATGGATAACATGTATTAGGGAGTATATTCATTCAGTAAGGGGAAGATATTCATAAAAATAGGAGTCAGTGAATGATAGAAC
This DNA window, taken from Methanobacterium subterraneum, encodes the following:
- a CDS encoding DUF371 domain-containing protein — translated: MEYTFKAHGHHNVTSKHRTTFEVTQDEEIGLAADCIVGVSSKVSLNDLPSQMKEAIQDEDTKIQVILETENSKDVITGYGHPKLSLDHPTDMVCRKSDYTCSRTLMIHADKAALDLDQDLVRDLADGKSLKVTIKV
- a CDS encoding MBL fold metallo-hydrolase, which gives rise to MKIRCVVDNRAGFKSSLYAEHGFSLLIAKEGKNLMVDTGKTPSVLKHNMDLMGINSVDKVLISHGHNDHTGGISAIMDSKINVKADETKFFIHPEAMGPKYAVEPGNQRYIGFPQNINPETLNLEWVTENTRINEDMWIFNQVEDHSGFEPIPEYLRVREDGKCLPDKFKDELNLVIKTDNGLVVISGCAHRGIINILYSVREYFQDDIYGVIGGSHLMDAPGERIEKTVESFKKLDPEIIALGHCTGFEGLCRFKGEFGEKFIPLDSGAEIMI
- a CDS encoding GIY-YIG nuclease family protein, which produces MVRKTILKGTYCLLIDLNRNESIGIGKKGEIQFKKGVYVYVGSALNSLEGRIRRHLRKNKKMHWHVDYLLDNSSSGIIDVFYNADGVKHECELAKEISINGGKIEGFGCSDCKCPAHLFYFQNESQATLNCLEGFKKLKLEVKTLEDLD
- the cfbC gene encoding Ni-sirohydrochlorin a,c-diamide reductive cyclase ATP-dependent reductase subunit, with the protein product MSKSKHIAIYGKGGIGKSTTVSNLAASYSADKDVLVIGCDPKADTTRTLVGRRIPTILDILKEKRDAQEEDVLFPGYGGVMCVESGGPEPGVGCAGRGVIVAMKLLENLEVFSRDPDVIIYDVLGDVVCGGFAVPLREDYADEVYIVTSGEYMALYAANNISKGIKKLKSNLGGIICNCRGIHRELEIVEEFAHQIGSKVIGVIPRSELVQQSEIHAKTVLEKFPESEQAQKYRELSKAVLENDDFVIPQPMDADEFDEFFRGFQ
- a CDS encoding CBS domain-containing protein yields the protein MKIQDAMEKEVIKFQTDDRIIDVAGSLRENKISGAPVVNKEGKVVGIISEGDIMRLLEVHSPHIRLILPSPLDLIELPVRMKYEMDEIAEDMNKAASLLIGEIMTKKVITIKPEDDISDAAQLMDTHDVKRLPVVDAEGNMVGIVTRGDIIGAMVRG
- a CDS encoding U32 family peptidase, whose translation is MVELLSPARDFAAMESALNNGANAVYIGLDGYNMRAHAANFSMENLNQAAERCHHHRVKLYVCTNTVMRNKDIEHLKTVLPEIKSAGADAIIASDLGVLKIARDVGIDVHLSVQANVSNSESLKLLHELGVKRVVLSRELHLEDIRAMTEDSPLEVEVFIHGAMCLAISGRCFLSSYLYQKNANCGECLQPCRKEWKLVSDDGDVLSLGLAGNKGLDENKSLEGDGASLDESNSPCDSKGRVDKINGFKGHILSPRDLCMIEHIPQLMEAGISSFKIEGRARPADYVATVTRVYREAIDSYQSGDWEFQDHWLNDLQKVYNRGFDTGFYFQTPYQTSSYNQATHTKQDVGEVVNYYSQVNAAETRLWNPLKVGDEIIVQGPTTGSIIQRVESMQIDHRDIFEAQKGQNVGILLTRKVRPGDIIYRRIKRNK
- the purF gene encoding amidophosphoribosyltransferase, coding for MQDKCGIVGAYSHNKSHNISREIYYGLYALQHRGQESAGISAHNGEEMRTYRGMGLVCDVFNNGNIEGLDGNVGIGHVRYSTTGESQIQNSQPFINKFDMGSIAIAHNGDIINSMELRKDLENEGIKFQSSTDSEVICHLLTREYSKNQDMVESIKTVSQKLIGSYSLVLLVNDDLMVVRDPIGIKPLSLGQKDGITMVASETVAFDVVGAQYVRDVDPGEILIINDDVNSFKIPQNPGTPRAHCMFEYVYFARPDSILDGRVVYNVRKNIGKYLCKEHPVDADVVMPVPDSAITAAIGYSRASGIPYGEGLIKNRYIGRTFIMPTQEEREMSVKLKMNPIRSELEGKRIVLVDDSIVRGTTSKSLVKVLREAGVKEIHLRVGSPPITSPCYYGIAMATHKELIASDKAVEKIRQTLGVDSLGYLSVDSLVECIGINRNELCLGCLTGEYPTELPADIAEYESCRC
- a CDS encoding toprim domain-containing protein yields the protein MEMRNPIDVRIIVEGASDVENVSRALQNIALGAEYHITISSIIPTTNTEIAKKAVNGADIVLIATDVDAPGRELAEKYQKVLKKEVGHIERMKLPFGHDVEYIDPVLIRREIKNAIIRSGLLSIANLGRFREIKNRLKDSEDKIKELNKEIQDLSSERDTLVNKNQELADSEERLKLKQQSLQEEFKVTKQRYADVKNQYGILINKTLYERFSLSELWKETFNETLNEEENITFITSEFKPENIVLGQGFIAAPSRKDAADWLKVIRTVLIFYDSKIEDLKEEIGDERFSPHLLKE
- a CDS encoding 50S ribosomal protein L37e; translation: MKGTPSFGKRNKKTHIRCRRCGKNSYNARKRYCAACGFGRSKRVRTYSWQNKKLNGYRLK
- a CDS encoding LSm family protein, whose protein sequence is MSVQKNVNTSRPLDVLGRALNSQVLIKLKGGREFRGVLESFDMHMNLVLNDAEELESGESSRRLGVVLIRGDNIVYISPG
- a CDS encoding DUF1947 domain-containing protein translates to MKIKKRYHLKKKKLKEFQAKLGPYSSLIPAKSKVEILESDLPDLILVDGDPLIIILDGEPFPTLKGALKNPIESHMVVVDMGAVKFMASGADVMSPGVVEADSQIQEGDTVIVVDENHLKPLAMGTAIISGKEMVNKDKGKAVKTLHFIGDKIWNFDV
- a CDS encoding DUF6790 family protein, whose amino-acid sequence is MWYIFTGVPLLSALIHFFLSKKPKSINRITELLLLWYLGVGIGIGSLFSGLVQVLSPEIVAQSTGWGYSPFLREVGFANISYAVLGLLAVRFRNFWTPAIIAYAIFMWGAAAGHIYEIQQTGNLSSGNAGAVLYMDILMPVFLIILLIIYHKTQKNNKSS